From the Cystobacter ferrugineus genome, the window CTGGTCGAGCGGGGCCGGCGCGGGCGGCTGAAGCTGTACATCGGCTTCGCCGCGGGCGTGGGCAAGACGTACCGCATGCTCGAGGAGGCCCATGCCCTGCGCAAGCGGGGCGTGGACGTGGTGCTCGGCTTCGTCGAGACGCACGGCCGCGCCGAGACCCAGGCGCTCATCGAGGGGTTGGAGGTGGTGCCCCGCGCCGTCTTCACCTACCGCGACGTGTCCGTGGAGGAGATGGATCTGGATCGGGTTCTCGCGCGCAAGCCCCAGGTGGTGGTGGTGGACGAGCTGGCGCACTCCAACGTGCCCCTGTGCCGCCACCGCAAGCGCTACCAGGACGTGGAGGAATTGCTCGCCGCTGGCATCAACGTCATCGGCGCCTTCAACGTGCAGCACCTGGAGAGCCTCAATGACTTGCTCGAGCGCAACATCGGCGTGCGCGTGCGCGAGACGATCCCGGACAGCTTCCTCGAGAGCGCGGACCAGGTGGTGAACCTGGACCTGGCGGTGGAGGATCTGCACGAGCGGCTCCGGGCGGGGAAGATCTACGCGGCGGACAAGGTGCCGGGCGCGCTGGAGAGCTTCTTCCGCCAGGACAACCTGTCCACGCTGCGCGAGCTGGCGCTGCGCGAGGTGGCCGAGAGCCTGGACCGGGCCACGGGCACTCGGGCGCGCGTGGGGGAGAACTCGTCGAAGCCCGGAGGCTGGGGCCGGTTGATGGTGGCGCTCAGCAGCAACCCGCCGCACGCGGCCACGCTCCTGCGCCGCGGCTCGCGCATGGCGGGCCGGCTGAACACGGACTGGTTCGTCGTGTACGTGGAGACGCCGCGTGAGGCCCCGCACCTCATCGACTCCGAGGCCCAGCGCCACCTGCTGACGAACATCGAAATGGCGCGGGAGCTGGGCGCGGAGGTGGTGCGGCTCAAGTCGGAAGACCCCGTGGGGGCGCTGCTGGACTTCGCGCGCTCGCACGGGGTGGGGCACATCATCGTGGGCCGCTCACGGCAGCCCTGGTGGCGGCGCATGCTGGGGCTGGCCTCGGACGTGCGGCTGTTACGCGAAGGGGAGGGCATCGACATCCACGTGGTGTCCTTCCATCCCCCGCGCGAGGAGCGGCGGCCATGATTTTGCGTCACAAGCTGTTGCTGGCCCAGATGCCCCTGGCGCTCGCCCTGTTGCTGGTGGGCGTGGTGGCCGTGAACACGCTGCGCGAGCTGGGGCGCGCCGGTCAGGGCATCCTCGCGGACAACTACCGCAGCGTGCTGGCCATGCAGGACATCATCGAGCACCTGGAGCGGCTGGACAGCGCGGCGCTCTTCATCGTGGCGGGCGAGCGGCAACGGGGCTTGGTGCAGGTGGAGGCAAACCGGGCGCCGCTCGAGACGACGCTGCGCATCCAGGAGGGCAACATCACCGAACCGGGCGAGGCCGAGGCCACGCGCCGGTTGAGCGAAGCCTGGTCCCGCTACCAGACCCGGTATGAGCGCTTCCTCGGTCAGGAGGAAGGAGGGGCGCGCGGGGTGTATTTCGAGACGCTCGCGCCGGGCTTCCAGGCGGCGAGGGAGGCGGCGCGGGCCATCCTCGTGCTCAACCAGGACGCCATGGTGCGCAAGAGCGAGGCCCAGCAGCGGCAGAGCCAACGGGTGAACGTGCTCATGGGCCTGGCGGTGGTGGGCGCGCTCGCGGGAGGACTGGTGGCCTCGGCCTCGCTCACCCAGCGGGCGCTGCGGCCGGTGGGAGTGTTGTCGGGGGCGGTGCGGCGGCTGGGCGAAGGGGACCTGGGCACGCGCGCGGTGGTGGAGGGCGGGGATGAGATCGCCGGGCTCGCCCGGGACTTCAACGCCATGGCCGAGGCGCTCCAGCGCTACCAGCGCAGCTCCCTGGGGGAGTTGCTCCAGGCGCAGGCGTCGGCCCAGGCGGCGATCGACAGCCTGCCGGACCTGGTGGTGGTGTTTGGCGTGGAGGGGGGCGTGCTCAACGTCAACCGCGCGGCGGAGGAGGCGTTGCGTTTGTCCTTGGAAGGGGGCGGGATGCTGGGCCAGGTGGAGCCCGAGGTGCGCGTGGTGCTGGAGCGGGTGCGCGCCCACGTGCTGGGCGGCAAGGGCGCGTACCTGCCCACCGGCTACGAGGAGGCGGTGCGGCTGGAGGCACCCGAGGGGGCGCGCTGGCTCCTGCCGCGGGGCAGCCCGGTGTATGGCGAGGGCGGCGGCGTGGTGGGCGCGACGGTCATCCTCCAGGACGTGACGCGGCTGCGGCGCTTCGACGAGCTGAAGAACGACCTGGTGGCCACGGTGGCGCACGAGTTCCGCACGCCGCTCACGTCGCTGCGCATGGCCATCCATCTGTGCGTGGAGGAGGCGGCCGGCCCCATTACCGAGAAGCAGGCGGATCTGCTCCACGCGGCGCGCGAGGACTGCGAGCGATTGCAGGGCATCGTGGATGACCTGTTGGATTTGTCCAAGCTGCAATCCGGGCGGGAGGTCTTGGAATTGCGGCCCGTGTCCACGCGCGAGGTGTTGGAGGCGGCGCTCGCCCCGCACCGGATGGCGGCGGAGGACAAGGGCGTGCGCCTGCGGGAAGAGCCCGATCCGGAGGTGGAGGACACGCGGGTGGAGGCGGATCCCGAGCGGCTGCAACTGGTGCTCTCCAACCTGGTGGCCAACGCGGTGAGACACACGCCGCGCGAGGGCGAGGTGGTGGTGCGGGC encodes:
- a CDS encoding sensor protein KdpD, with product MPRGRAEDFLELVERGRRGRLKLYIGFAAGVGKTYRMLEEAHALRKRGVDVVLGFVETHGRAETQALIEGLEVVPRAVFTYRDVSVEEMDLDRVLARKPQVVVVDELAHSNVPLCRHRKRYQDVEELLAAGINVIGAFNVQHLESLNDLLERNIGVRVRETIPDSFLESADQVVNLDLAVEDLHERLRAGKIYAADKVPGALESFFRQDNLSTLRELALREVAESLDRATGTRARVGENSSKPGGWGRLMVALSSNPPHAATLLRRGSRMAGRLNTDWFVVYVETPREAPHLIDSEAQRHLLTNIEMARELGAEVVRLKSEDPVGALLDFARSHGVGHIIVGRSRQPWWRRMLGLASDVRLLREGEGIDIHVVSFHPPREERRP
- a CDS encoding HAMP domain-containing sensor histidine kinase → MILRHKLLLAQMPLALALLLVGVVAVNTLRELGRAGQGILADNYRSVLAMQDIIEHLERLDSAALFIVAGERQRGLVQVEANRAPLETTLRIQEGNITEPGEAEATRRLSEAWSRYQTRYERFLGQEEGGARGVYFETLAPGFQAAREAARAILVLNQDAMVRKSEAQQRQSQRVNVLMGLAVVGALAGGLVASASLTQRALRPVGVLSGAVRRLGEGDLGTRAVVEGGDEIAGLARDFNAMAEALQRYQRSSLGELLQAQASAQAAIDSLPDLVVVFGVEGGVLNVNRAAEEALRLSLEGGGMLGQVEPEVRVVLERVRAHVLGGKGAYLPTGYEEAVRLEAPEGARWLLPRGSPVYGEGGGVVGATVILQDVTRLRRFDELKNDLVATVAHEFRTPLTSLRMAIHLCVEEAAGPITEKQADLLHAAREDCERLQGIVDDLLDLSKLQSGREVLELRPVSTREVLEAALAPHRMAAEDKGVRLREEPDPEVEDTRVEADPERLQLVLSNLVANAVRHTPREGEVVVRARRDGEARIRFEVADTGEGIAPEHQARIFEKFYRVPGSATGSAGLGLSIAQEIVQAHGGELGLTSEVGRGSTFGFSLPRSRRDEQG